Proteins from a single region of Akkermansiaceae bacterium:
- a CDS encoding helix-turn-helix transcriptional regulator gives MDYTQSDTSPKGDKISPLEEISQIRQAFAKVLATRRLRKRWSQVELGGHSGLDNSYISRLEKGQMTPTLDVMLRLSKAFEIVPERLMKEVRIELENLKG, from the coding sequence TTGGATTATACGCAAAGCGACACATCTCCCAAGGGAGATAAGATCTCCCCCTTGGAGGAAATCAGTCAGATCCGGCAAGCCTTCGCAAAAGTTCTTGCCACAAGACGGCTGCGCAAACGGTGGTCGCAAGTCGAATTGGGCGGACACAGTGGCTTGGATAACAGCTATATCTCCCGATTGGAGAAAGGGCAGATGACTCCAACCCTCGACGTGATGCTCCGATTGTCGAAAGCGTTTGAGATTGTCCCGGAGCGCTTGATGAAAGAAGTTCGCATCGAACTGGAGAACCTGAAGGGCTGA